The genomic interval CGGCGAAATCGAACAGCGCCGTGGAGGCGGCGGACAGGCTTCCCGTCGTCCGGCCCTGCACCGTGAGCACCGGAACCGGGCTGTTGGCGACCACGCTTGCGAGGCTGGCCTCGACACTGCCCGCCAGCGTCGCGTCACCGGTCACGACGAATTGCCCCGCAGTCCGCGCGGCGAAGTCGGCCCGCGTCGTCAGCCGCCCCGAGGGCGTCTGGACGAAGCTGCCGGTGATCACGGCCTGGCCCGTATCGGCGGTGGAGGGCTTGAGCGTGCCGTCGTTCGTCAGCGTGTACGCGTTCGAGCCGAGCCGGGTCGAGCCGGCGATCGTGCCGTCATTGGTGACGTTCACGCCCGATCCGCCGGTATAGTTGATCGCGAGGTTCGACAGGGCCGAGACGCTGGAGCCCTGGCCGACCGTGATGCGGTTGCTCGCGTTCCCGCTCTCGATCCAGATGCCCGCGCCCTGGCCGCTGCCGCCCGTCACCTGGGCCGGCGCAACATAGCCGAGATTGACCGTCACCGTGTTCGCGCTGACGTTCTGGCCGTTCACGCTCTGCGCGAACACGCCCACCGCGTTCTCGCCGGTCGCCGAGATGGTGCCCTGCAGGACGAGGGACGCGAGGCCGGCCAGACCGTCGCTGCCGCTCGGGTTGCCCATGGAGGCGGCGTAGAACTGCGAGCCGATCGTGCCGAGACCGCCGCCGCGCCCCACGCTCTGCGCGATGATGCCGAAGGCGCCGGGGCCGGTGGTGGTGATGTCGGCCAGCGACGTGACGAAGACGCTGCCGCCGTCGCCGCGGCTCGTGCCGAACGTCTTGGGATCGACGAGCGAAGGCGTGATACCGGCCTGATAGCCGGCCGCGATGCCACCGCCGCCGCCCACCGATTGCGCGACGAGGCCGTGCGCCCCCAGCCCGGTCGTAGCGATGGTGGCGTTGGAGGGCAGGTTGACCGTGATGCTGCCGCCGTCACCGCTCGACCCCTGGCCGCCGAGCCCGCTCAAGCTCGGCGGCACGCCCGAGCCGGTCGCGAGGCCGCCGCCGCCGCCCACCGATTGCGCGATCAGGCCGTAGGCGCCCATGCCGGCGGTGCGGATGTTCAGGATCGGGTTGTTGACCAGCACATTGCCGCCGTTGCCGGAGCTTCCCGAGGCGCCGCCGAGTCGCAGGTCGATCGTGCGCGCGGTGCGCCCGGCGGTGGACGCGCCGCCGGCCAGCCCGGTCGAACCGGCCCCGGTCAGCCCGCCGCCGGCACCGATCGACTGCAGCACGATGCCGTGCCCGGATTCTCCGTAGGTCGTGACCGTGATCGGGTTGCCGCTCGACGAGGGGGGCAGCGTGACCGATCCGCCGCCCCCGCTCGCCCCGCGGGCGCCGATGGTCAGCGCCGCGTTGCCGGAGAGGCCGCCGCCGGAGGACGCTGCGCTGCCGGACGGTCCGGTGCCGTCCACGGCGGTGCCGCCGCCGCCGCCGATCGACTGGGCCAGGATGCCGATCGACTGAAGGCCGCTGCCGAGGCTGCCCTGGCCGGCCAGGCCCGTGGTCACCGCCGCGCCGCCGATGAGCTTGATCGTGACGTCTCCGCCCGATCCCGAGGCGCCGCCGGCACCGCCCAGCGTCAGGGCGGTGTTCACCGTCAGCGCGCCGTCGGCGTAGGTCAGGCCGCTCGGCCCGTCGGCGACGAAGGCCGTGCCGCCCCGGCCGCCGCCGCCGCCGATCGACTGCGCCACGAGTCCCGGTGCGTAGTCGCCCGAGGTCGTGATCCGGCCGCTGTGCTGCAGGACCACGGAGCCGCCGTTGCCGGCCGAGCCGCCCGTCCCGCCGACGGTGAGGTTGAGCTTGGCGTCGAGGGCGATATCCGAGTCCGACGACGCCTCGGCGGCCATCGTGCGGCTCCCGCCGCCGGGCGCAGGAGACCGGCTCAGGGGGCCTGCCGGGGCGCCATCGCCGGCGTCGGTGCCGGCCGAGCCGCCGATGCCGCCACCGCCGCCGACCGACTGCGCGAGCACGCCGGGCGCGTCGTTGCCGACCGTGGTGACCGAGCCGTCGCTGGTCACGGAGACCGCCCCGCCGGATCCGCCCGTGCCGCCGGTACGGCCGAGGCTGATCGTGCTGGCGACGGTCCCCTCCACCGAACTCCCCTCGGGAAGGTCGATCGGGCCGATTCCCAGCGTGCCGCCGGTGGCATTGCCGCCGCCGCCGCCGATCGATTGGGCGAGGGCACCGATCGCCCCGGAGCCGGACGTTCGGATCGTGGCGCCGGAGCCGATGTCGAGCCCGGCCTGGCCGCCGTCATTGCCCGAGCCACCCGAGGCACCGAGGCTCATGGTCAGGTCGAAGGTGGTCGCGTTGCCGATGGCGTTGAAGCGCGACGCTCCGAGACCGGCATTGCCGCCGCCGCCACCGACCGACTGCGCGACGAGACCGAACGCGTAGTCGCCGGTGGTGAGGATGGAGACCGGACCGCTGCCACCTGCGTTCACGTTCGCCGTGTTGCCCGAGCCACCGTTCGCGGCCGAGCCGCCCATGGCCAGCGCCAGCTTGACGCTCGTCGAGCCGGCGTCCTGGGGGCCGTACTGCGAGACCGACCCGATCGTGCCGGCCATGGCCGAGGAATCGCCGCCCTGGCCGCCGCCGCCGCCGATCGATTGCGCCACCGCGCCGTGGGAGCCGGTGCCGGCGGTGCGGACCGTCGCGCCGCCGCTCGTCCCGGCGGCACCGTTCCCGAGATTGACCACCGCGACGCCGCCATTGCCGCCGCCGCCGCCCGTCCCGCCATTGGCGTAGGCCGCCGCGATCGCCAGCGTCGGCGAGTCCGGCAGCGACGGGCGGCTGATCGCGACGGCGAGCGCGTTGGCGCCGCCGCCGGCACCGCCGCCGCCGCCGATCGACTGCGCGAGCACGCCGATCGCATCGACCGGGGGCGCCACACCGGAACCGCTCCCGGTCGTGACCGTGGCGCTCCCGAGGCTGACGGTGACCGCGCCGCCGCTGCCGCCGTTGCCGCCGGAACCGCCGATCGCCGCCGCGAAGCTGAAGCCGCCGGTCGCCGTGACGGCGGACGCGTTGCCGCCCGAGCCGCCACCGCCGCCGATCGACTGGGCCAGGATGCCGTCCGCCCCCGAGCCGGCGGCGGTGATGGTCGCGCCCTGCGCCGTGGCCGAGACCGTGCCGCCGTTGCCGCCGCCGCCGCCGCTACCGCCCAGGGTGTAGGTGGCGACGACGCCGGCGGCGGGGGCGTTCCCGCCGTTGCCGCCGCCGCCGCCGATCGACTGCGCGATCGCGCCGTGGCTGAGCCCGCCGGCGGTCGAGATCGAGCCGCCAAGCGTCGTGGTGACCGCGCCGCCGTTTCCGCCGGCCCCTCCCGAACCGCCCTTCGAGGAGAAGACCGCACTCCCGTCGCCACCGTCGCCGCCGCCGCCGCCGATCGACTGCGCGAGCAGGCCCGCCGCGGCGCTCCCGCTCGTCACGAGGCGGCCGGTATGCCCGACGCTGATCGCGCCGCCCGTCGCACCCGCGATGCCCGCCCCGCCCGCGGCGCTGAAGATATCCCCGGAGGTGCCGCCGCCGGCGCCGCCGCCGCCGCCGATCGACTGCGCCAAGAGGCCCTGCGCGAAACTCCCCGCGGTCGTGATCGTCCCCGCGTTGTTCACGGTCATGAGGGCGATGGATCCGGGCGACCCGCCCGCGCCCGGGCTGCCGACGAGCGCGTTGGCGTTGGCGCCCGGTCCGCCGTCGCCGGAGACGCTCTGGACCAGGATGCCGCGGGCATTGGCGCCGGTCGTGGTGATCGCGCCCGCGTTGGTGAGGCTGATGCCGGAGGCCCCTCCGCCGTTGCCGCCGGCGCCCGCCGTCGAGAGCGGCCCGTTCGCATTCCGGGCCTCGCCGCCCTGGCCCCCGGCCGACTGAACGACGACGCCGTGCGCGCTGTCGCCCGTCGTGCTGACGACGGTGGGGGCGGCGAGCACGGCCTGCACGCTGCCGCCGTCGCCGCCGTTGCCGCCGTTGCCGCTGGTGATGTCGGAGTTGCTGCCGGCGGTGCCGCCGATACCGCCCACACCCCCGAGGGACCGCAGCGCCAGCCCCGGCGAACCGTTGCCCGTCGTCCGGATGGTGAGGGCGCCGTTCAGGGTGACGTCGATGGCGCCACCGGCGCCACCGGCACCGCCCGAACCGGAACTGCCGCCTCCCCCGGATTGGGCGCTGCCGCCGTTGCCGCCGTCGCCGCCCTGCGAGACCAGCAGCATCCCCGGGGACGAAGCCCCCGACGTCGTCAGCGACTGGGTGCCGGCGCTGCGCACGCTGATCGTGCCAGGGCTCGCGCCCCCGCCGCCGCTCCCGGCGAGGGAGTTGAACTGCAGGCCACCGCCGGTGTCGGCCCCGGTGCCGCCGACGCCGCCCTGGGCCAGCAGCGACACGGCGGCGGCGTTGACCCCCGTGGTCGCGATCGTATTGCCGCGGCTTCCCTGCGCGAGCGAGAGCGAGATGCCGTCCGCCGCCCCGCCCGGACCGCCCGGGCTGTTCTGCTGGCGGTCCTCCAGGCCGCCATTGCCACCGGGGCCGCCGGTCTGGATCGCGACGAGACCGGCGAGGTTGGGGCCGCTCGTCGTCAGGCTGCTGTCGGTGAGGGTGATCGCCTGCGCCTGCGCCGTCCCGCCCCCTCCGCCGCGTCCGTCGTTGTTGCCCTCGCCACCCGTGCCGCCGACCTGCTGGATGCGGATGGCGGCGCCCGTGCTGGTGCTGGTGGTCTGGACGGACAGGCTCGCGCCGCTGATCGAGGCCGACACCGCGCCGGCGGCACCGCCGCTGGCGCCGTTGATGCCCTCCTTCTCGGAGGCGTCGCCCTTGCCGCCCAGGGACTGGATCCAGACGCCGTAGGCACCGTAGGTGAAGCTCGCGATCTGGCTGTTGAAGCTGACCGCGCCGCCGAGGCTCACGGTGATCGGACCGGCCTGACCACCGGTATCGGGGGTTTCACCTTTCGATTTGTCCGTCCCCAGCGCGTAGAGGTTGAGGATGCGAAAGTCGGTCGGACCCGTGTCGGAAGAGGGAGCGGTGATCGACACCGAGCCCTGGTTCGTGAAGGTGAAGCCGCAGCTATCGGGGTCGCCGCCCGCGGAACCGACATTGATCGCGTCGTGCGTCGAGGGTGTCGTCGCGTAGGACACGCTGCCCGCGTTCAGGACGCTGTACGCATCGGGCTGGGAATAGAATGACGGCAGCGCCCCCGGCGGCACCGCTCTCGAAGTCGTCGTATTGGAATTGCAGCTCAGCGCATGGGCCGGGTAGACGAAGGCGAGGGAGAGCGTCAGGCCGCAGGCAATGCGCATCGTCGTCTTTCAATGCTCGGCGGTGAAACCGAATCGAAGTCAGTACTGCCAAGCTTTTGTCCGGCCGGCCCTGACACAGGCCAGAGCTTTGCGACGAACCGGGCGGAAACCGCGACGAACGGGGCAGGCCGCACGGCCGGTCGGCTTGTTGTGGTGTCAGGACGAGCCGTCCTCAGCGCGCCGACGGCTTTACGGCGCGGCGCGGTCAGTGCCGCTCCCCGCTCGTCCCGGCCACGATCCGCGGGATCCGGCCCCGCAGGCGCCATTCCTCGAAGCGCTGCAGCACGACGTAGAACGAGGGCACGAACAGCACCGCGAGACAGGTCGAGGCGGTCATGCCGGACAGCACGGCGATGCCGATCGACTTGCGCGCCGCCGACCCCGCGCCCGTCGCGGTCACCAGCGGCACCACGCCGAGGATGAAGGCGAACGAGGTCATCAGGATCGGGCGGAAGCGCATCCGCGCGGCTTCGAGCGCCGCGTCCGCGATTCCCATGCCTTCCATCCGCCGCTCGCGGGCATATTCGACGATCAGGATCGCGTTCTTGCTGGAGAGCGCGATGAGCAGGATCAGACCGATCTGCGTGTAGAGGTTGTTGGCGATGTGCAGGCCGAGAAGCGCCCCGACCGTGCCGAGCAGCGCGAGCGGCACGGCGAGCAGCACGGCGAGCGGCAGGATCCAGCTCTCGTACTGCCCGGCCAGGACGAAGTAGACCAGCAGGATCGCGAGGCCGAACACGACGTAGAGCTGCGCGCCGACCGCCTTCTCCTGGTAGGACATCGCCGTCCAGTCGGAGCCGGTGCCCGGCGGCAGAACCCGCCCCGCGACCTGCTCCATCAGGTCGAGGGCCTGGCCCGAGCTGAAGCCGGGGCTGGCGGCGCCGACGATCGTGGCGGCCGGATAGAGGTTGTAGAGGCTGATCAGCGACGGGCCGACCACGGACTTCACCGCGACCAGGGTGCCCAGGGGAATCATCGTGCCGTTGCCGGCCCGGACCTTGAGGGCGCTCACGTCCTCCGGCACCAAGCGGGCGTCGGCCGCCGCCTGCACGTAGACCTGGAAAGTGCGGCCGAACTTGTTGAACTGCGTCACGTAGGTCGAGCCGACATAGCCCGACAGCGTCGAGAACACCTGCCCCACCGTGACCCCGAGCGCCTCCGCCTTCACGCGGTCGACCGTGAC from Methylobacterium sp. AMS5 carries:
- a CDS encoding autotransporter outer membrane beta-barrel domain-containing protein; the encoded protein is MRIACGLTLSLAFVYPAHALSCNSNTTTSRAVPPGALPSFYSQPDAYSVLNAGSVSYATTPSTHDAINVGSAGGDPDSCGFTFTNQGSVSITAPSSDTGPTDFRILNLYALGTDKSKGETPDTGGQAGPITVSLGGAVSFNSQIASFTYGAYGVWIQSLGGKGDASEKEGINGASGGAAGAVSASISGASLSVQTTSTSTGAAIRIQQVGGTGGEGNNDGRGGGGGTAQAQAITLTDSSLTTSGPNLAGLVAIQTGGPGGNGGLEDRQQNSPGGPGGAADGISLSLAQGSRGNTIATTGVNAAAVSLLAQGGVGGTGADTGGGLQFNSLAGSGGGGASPGTISVRSAGTQSLTTSGASSPGMLLVSQGGDGGNGGSAQSGGGGSSGSGGAGGAGGAIDVTLNGALTIRTTGNGSPGLALRSLGGVGGIGGTAGSNSDITSGNGGNGGDGGSVQAVLAAPTVVSTTGDSAHGVVVQSAGGQGGEARNANGPLSTAGAGGNGGGASGISLTNAGAITTTGANARGILVQSVSGDGGPGANANALVGSPGAGGSPGSIALMTVNNAGTITTAGSFAQGLLAQSIGGGGGAGGGTSGDIFSAAGGAGIAGATGGAISVGHTGRLVTSGSAAAGLLAQSIGGGGGDGGDGSAVFSSKGGSGGAGGNGGAVTTTLGGSISTAGGLSHGAIAQSIGGGGGNGGNAPAAGVVATYTLGGSGGGGGNGGTVSATAQGATITAAGSGADGILAQSIGGGGGSGGNASAVTATGGFSFAAAIGGSGGNGGSGGAVTVSLGSATVTTGSGSGVAPPVDAIGVLAQSIGGGGGAGGGANALAVAISRPSLPDSPTLAIAAAYANGGTGGGGGNGGVAVVNLGNGAAGTSGGATVRTAGTGSHGAVAQSIGGGGGQGGDSSAMAGTIGSVSQYGPQDAGSTSVKLALAMGGSAANGGSGNTANVNAGGSGPVSILTTGDYAFGLVAQSVGGGGGNAGLGASRFNAIGNATTFDLTMSLGASGGSGNDGGQAGLDIGSGATIRTSGSGAIGALAQSIGGGGGNATGGTLGIGPIDLPEGSSVEGTVASTISLGRTGGTGGSGGAVSVTSDGSVTTVGNDAPGVLAQSVGGGGGIGGSAGTDAGDGAPAGPLSRSPAPGGGSRTMAAEASSDSDIALDAKLNLTVGGTGGSAGNGGSVVLQHSGRITTSGDYAPGLVAQSIGGGGGRGGTAFVADGPSGLTYADGALTVNTALTLGGAGGASGSGGDVTIKLIGGAAVTTGLAGQGSLGSGLQSIGILAQSIGGGGGTAVDGTGPSGSAASSGGGLSGNAALTIGARGASGGGGSVTLPPSSSGNPITVTTYGESGHGIVLQSIGAGGGLTGAGSTGLAGGASTAGRTARTIDLRLGGASGSSGNGGNVLVNNPILNIRTAGMGAYGLIAQSVGGGGGLATGSGVPPSLSGLGGQGSSGDGGSITVNLPSNATIATTGLGAHGLVAQSVGGGGGIAAGYQAGITPSLVDPKTFGTSRGDGGSVFVTSLADITTTGPGAFGIIAQSVGRGGGLGTIGSQFYAASMGNPSGSDGLAGLASLVLQGTISATGENAVGVFAQSVNGQNVSANTVTVNLGYVAPAQVTGGSGQGAGIWIESGNASNRITVGQGSSVSALSNLAINYTGGSGVNVTNDGTIAGSTRLGSNAYTLTNDGTLKPSTADTGQAVITGSFVQTPSGRLTTRADFAARTAGQFVVTGDATLAGSVEASLASVVANSPVPVLTVQGRTTGSLSAASTALFDFAVVPSSTQAGQHLNLVATGSRLADARFALTPGRQAAAGYLDRVFTAGTPQFGTLFAALDRAAASPGEYGQHLGQLGPRSSLSVGAWRAQNAAFAVNAAMSCPIFAASTAFLTEGTCTYARLGGHTAVANGDGDRGRLHADNTILQAGGQGEVAPGWFLGGALAYENGRMSASDGVHGIADVGHAVLTVKRQEGPWLLTGAVFGSIGNIDLRRTNSLPGFGGTGVGSTAPTTLGGRIRAAYTVALEDLYIRPFVNLDVIHSRLGPYTEAGLGAFGLRHEASEQVTAVVTPAIEFGLRKGLTENTVLRSFVSAGVDVRTDTQWRTTTRLIGAPTTVDGFTTVVPQARAAARVGAGLQVFAGDNLDLRMQYDGSLSDRAISHGGFLTFSYRM